ATTTCTGAAAATCGTTCCGAATAAGCCTATTTTATTAGTTAGTTTACTTCCATTGGTACTAAAATAACATGGTTTACATACTCGATCACTTTTCTTGAGTCTCTTGGCTCAATTTCTATACTCCACACATTGACTGCATGTATATACATTCGAAGGTTAGTTTTACAGACTtttattgctgttgtttTATCAGAGATACATACTTAGTTTGGGCGTATTTACATCTTTAAAATTCCGGATTTGCAAGAGTCGATTTTCTATTATTCCGGTCTGATAATCAATTTTTAATGGATTGTTTGCCTTCTTGACCATGGTAGACACGCTACAATGGGCACAGTCTTATATAATACTTTCCTTGTCTCGACATATGCTTCCAGAAGTGATaaaatattgatgatttgcagcaaggaaagaagaaaaataaaaatacgGCTACTAAGGAAAAAGAGTGGAAGtgctaaaaaaataccagCTGTGCGTATGAAAAGCTTATACGAATTTATTCAAGACAAGCTTGGCACCGATTTCGAATCTAATGCCTTAAAGCAagataattttgaatgtGGTCAATTCAATGGCCTTGATGAACTTTTGACTACTTGTTTCATACTGCCGAATTCAAGGAAAATCGCACTGCCATCCATTTCTGGCGACTTAAACCATAAGTCCGTCGTAGACCAATGCATCACCTATCTTTTGAGTGgagatttcttcaataacgTACTGACGTTTGGCTATAGAATAGCCAGAAATGAAAACGTCAACAATAGTCTTTTCTGCCATTCTACAAATGTCAGCGTcactttattgaaaagtACAACTTGGAGAATGTTTCACGATTTGATTGGTACCTATGCGTTTGTTGATATATTGGTTAATTATACTGTGATTCAATTCAATGGTCAGTTTTTCTCTCAAATCGTCGGCAACAAGTGCAACGAACCTCATCTACCACCCAAATGGGCCCAAAGGGCGTCCTCATCATCCGAGAGAACCGTGCAAATGAAACAACTGACCAGACCGGTAACAAATAAATCATTCTTACATAAGctgaaaacaaattcttcgactttttttccttatgGCAGAATCCTTTCCTCGTCATCATCTATCAATAGGCTAAGCGAATTAAGAGAAGCTATTTTTCCCTCAAATTTGATTAAAGTTCCTCAGAGACTAAAGATAGGAATTGATTTAACTCTACGAAAGATGTTGACTAGGCATAAAGGTTTGAATTACGTTTccattttgaataacaTTTGCCCACCATTGATAGAGAATGGATCGGAATTGTCTCATTTGGGGTGGCAATTACCTAAAGAACAAGTTTTGAGATTTTTAATTGTTATATTACAAAAGTTATTACCCAAGGAAATGTTtggttcaaagaaaaataaatgcaaAATTATCCGAAATTTAAATTCCTTATTAAGCTTGCCCTTACATGGCTGCTTACCATTTAACagtttaatgaaaaatttaagGTTAAAAGACTTTAAATGGCTATTAGTTTCAGATTCATCATTTACCAAGcaaaactttgaaaattcaaatcaattGGTAATCTATTTCGTTTCTTGGCTCTTTAGACAATTAATTCCCAAGATTAttcaaacatttttctATTGTACAGAAATATCTTCTACCGTGGCAATAGTATTCTTTAGACATGATATTTTAGATAAGCTTGTCGCTCCGTTTTTaagagaatattttgaaaaatacttgATCGAAAACAGTATATGTAGAAACCATAACAGTTATACGCTGTCGAATTTTAATCACTGCAGAATGAGAATCATACCGAAGAAAAGTAATAATGAGTTTCGGATTATCGCGATTCCATGTGAAGGTGCGGATGAAGAGGAATTCATGGTTTACAAGGAAAATCACAAGAGGGTCATAGCTCCCACCCAAAAGATTCTTGAATACCTGAGGAACAAAAGACCAACCGATTTTGTGAAGATCTATTCCCCAACTCAAATAGCCGACCGTATCAAAGAATTTAAACAAGGACtactgaagaaattcaataacGTCTTGCCAGAATTGTATTTCATGAAATTTGATGTTAAATCGTGTTATGACTCTATACCAAGAACGGAGTGTATGAGAATAATCAAGAGagccttgaaaaaagaaaacggaTTTTTTGTGAGGTCAcaatcatttttcaatacgAATACGGGCATATTGAAATTGACCAATGTTGTTAATGCATCTAGAACTCCGAAACCATACGAACTATACATAGATAATGTGAGAACGGTTCATTTATCCAATCAGGATGTTATAGACGTTATAGAAATGGAAACGTTCAAGACAGCTTTGTGGGTTCAAGATAAATGCTACTTGAGAGAAGATGGGCTGTTTCAAGGCTCCAGCCTATCCGCACCGATAGTCGACCTGGTGTATGACGATCTTTTAGAGTTTTATGACGAGTTTAAAGCCAGTCCCAATCAGGATACATTAATTTTGAGATTAGCAGATGATTTTCTCGTAATATCAACAGACCAACAGCAGATAtcaagaatcaaaaaacttGCGATGGGTGGATTCGAGAAATATAATGCTAAAGCTAATGAAGACAAGATTATAACTGTATGTTCTCAACCAAACAATGACACAGTTATCCAATTTTGTGCGATGCATATATTTATAAAGGAGTTGGAAGTTTGGAAGCATTCGAGCACgatgaatatttttaataTCCGTTCGAATTctagcaaaaaaatatttggaagGCTGATATCACTATTCAACACAAGAATTTCCTATAAAACAGCAGACTCTAATTTGAATTCAATAACCACCGTTCTCATGCAAATTTACCATATtgtaaaaaatatttctgaaAGTTACAAATCTGCCTTCAAGGATCTGTCGATGAACGATACACAAAacattcaattttcttctttcttattaCGCATAATTAAAATGACATTAGATGTTTGTCTAATTACAAGGTATGATCCTTTAATCGAGTATGAGGTACGATACACCATACTAAACGGATTTCTGGAGAGCCTTTGTTCGAACGCATCGagattcaagaaaaatattatttttttgaggGAGGAAATTCAGCATTTGCaagcatatatataaataatcaGTAACAAAAATATGTCAAGTACAACTAACTGGTGAggttaaaagaaaaaaggatgaaaatttATGCGATAAGCTGAAAGAATAATCACATTTTCATTGAGTTTCATACATTAAATGTGTTCAACCAAATCCAGGCCCGAAATATGCCCTCAAGTTTGCTTcatctttttgttttcttatcctttctacttcttcaaaaccTCCTGACTTTTTCAGGTTTGAATTACCCACgaaattttccagttcatcatcaaattcattacTAGCCTTGAGTTTCCTTTCCATCTGCCACATCTTTTCAGCCCTGTCAATAGCTTCTACCCTGCTACCATGATCGGGGTTCAAAGATTGAACGGCCACCATGACTTCTTCTCTTACTTGGTTGAATGTACCTGGTCTCATAATGGGCAGTATAGGATTATTCTTTGATCTTGAAGggttcttttcttgctccTCACAGCATAATTTGATAAGATCAAAAGTTTCCAATGCTTTACCCAAATCTTCCTTCAAATCGAGAATCAATTCTTCCTGTAACGTAAGGAATTGTTGTTCTTCGCAAACCTTGTCTAACTCAGCCTCCcaagtttttttccaatgtGGTTTTTCAGTATCGACAAACTCTTGGAGCTTAATCAGGTTGGTTTGGGCATTCTCCAGATCTCTAGACACAGTTTccagtttctttttggcaGGCTGTGACCTGCGCTCAGCAACGTCTTTTCTCATGATTTCGATCACGTCTTGCAAATCATCTACCCTACTTAGAAGGGTATCTGATAAGTCACCGAGCTCAGTCTGTGATTTTTCCATGTATATCCTATTTGAGGAATTTTTGgtagaaaatgataaagatttgaatttatcCACCTTCTGTAGAATATTAAATATGGTTTGGTCAATATGCTTTCTATTCGCGTTGTTTActtgtttgatttttcccAGTTCATACTGAATATCCTTAGTTGCCTTACCATCCTTCAATTTGGTTGGCCCCGGACTTCTACGTTCTTCGACTTCAAGGGCAGGTTGTGACGAAACAGTTGATTGCCCGCCACTAACTGCAGAACCAATGTTAACTTCTTTCAAACACCTTATTATATCATTCTGGCTATTTGATATTTCTGTCTTAATTGtatcaataaaattcttgatGCTATTATTGGGATCTTTTTCAAGCCTCAGTTCAATAACAAATC
This genomic window from Saccharomyces kudriavzevii IFO 1802 strain IFO1802 genome assembly, chromosome: 12 contains:
- the EST2 gene encoding telomerase reverse transcriptase (similar to Saccharomyces cerevisiae EST2 (YLR318W); ancestral locus Anc_4.134) — protein: MKSLYEFIQDKLGTDFESNALKQDNFECGQFNGLDELLTTCFILPNSRKIALPSISGDLNHKSVVDQCITYLLSGDFFNNVLTFGYRIARNENVNNSLFCHSTNVSVTLLKSTTWRMFHDLIGTYAFVDILVNYTVIQFNGQFFSQIVGNKCNEPHLPPKWAQRASSSSERTVQMKQLTRPVTNKSFLHKLKTNSSTFFPYGRILSSSSSINRLSELREAIFPSNLIKVPQRLKIGIDLTLRKMLTRHKGLNYVSILNNICPPLIENGSELSHLGWQLPKEQVLRFLIVILQKLLPKEMFGSKKNKCKIIRNLNSLLSLPLHGCLPFNSLMKNLRLKDFKWLLVSDSSFTKQNFENSNQLVIYFVSWLFRQLIPKIIQTFFYCTEISSTVAIVFFRHDILDKLVAPFLREYFEKYLIENSICRNHNSYTLSNFNHCRMRIIPKKSNNEFRIIAIPCEGADEEEFMVYKENHKRVIAPTQKILEYLRNKRPTDFVKIYSPTQIADRIKEFKQGLLKKFNNVLPELYFMKFDVKSCYDSIPRTECMRIIKRALKKENGFFVRSQSFFNTNTGILKLTNVVNASRTPKPYELYIDNVRTVHLSNQDVIDVIEMETFKTALWVQDKCYLREDGLFQGSSLSAPIVDLVYDDLLEFYDEFKASPNQDTLILRLADDFLVISTDQQQISRIKKLAMGGFEKYNAKANEDKIITVCSQPNNDTVIQFCAMHIFIKELEVWKHSSTMNIFNIRSNSSKKIFGRLISLFNTRISYKTADSNLNSITTVLMQIYHIVKNISESYKSAFKDLSMNDTQNIQFSSFLLRIIKMTLDVCLITRYDPLIEYEVRYTILNGFLESLCSNASRFKKNIIFLREEIQHLQAYI